The proteins below are encoded in one region of Alistipes communis:
- a CDS encoding helix-turn-helix domain-containing protein translates to MSDIITTRSEEFKELTDWMVQTTREIETAMKHLRPTIGQEHYLTGDEICRRFHVCKRTLQTLRDTKAIPYTTLGGKILYPESGIFEVLKKNYRDFRPWNK, encoded by the coding sequence ATGTCGGACATTATTACGACGCGATCCGAAGAGTTCAAGGAACTGACGGATTGGATGGTGCAAACCACGCGCGAGATCGAAACGGCCATGAAACATTTGCGGCCGACGATCGGTCAGGAGCATTATCTGACCGGAGACGAGATTTGCAGACGCTTCCATGTGTGCAAACGGACGTTGCAGACCTTGCGGGATACGAAAGCGATTCCCTATACGACGCTCGGCGGGAAAATCCTCTATCCCGAATCCGGTATCTTCGAGGTGCTGAAGAAAAACTACCGCGACTTCCGGCCCTGGAATAAGTAA
- a CDS encoding DUF4906 domain-containing protein gives MKKLLIWLPGMLSMLAACTEAVEIPAWAPEKQSPVRVELHLTTEQQAATRAMDENCIRDVNLYLYGDTEYHFYFPSVSSPLVFNVLPGNYQSYAIANAGQDLGDKNAFEIQFYETAVDVMESSDAIPMTDRGTLAVDGAGRCTPSSLRVTRSAAKIAYTIEVADAVAPSFSLRSVQFCNLPRTIRPFDSGSISSTVEANYYDGEAMPVGNERRTAGTAYLFENLQGSVDTITDQKDKCPENAPACATYLRILAERSTDKALVEYIVYPGENNTSDFNVRRNTWHNLELVIRGENEIDNRVLVYDGLYYGTANCHICTGDQVTFDVTPYRTSRSRNYAYLGIEAGDEYAPASAGLLWQDNKIITGFTLADNRLTVRTNGQRGNALVAVYDAGGTILWSWHIWCLPNDRPQDDRYTNRAGEQFLVIDRNLGAIGTDLKTRYGLVYTWGRKDPFTSNEVYNAAGRKDRFINHWPTIYTTNESEAKTYDLTYMTRHPTTYVYTGWYAKLYTYYDNALWGDPAPVDTYGWASAKSVHDPCPEGYRLPSRYTWTAFENYVFPGEPYVVGAFDNGYWFQRFRGDTKGTFYPVPVGNDDFWLDRDGVAVTLTGAASEPTSATPYPSVYFKFEINSGWTNFEGGKGKGLVRCVRE, from the coding sequence ATGAAAAAACTGTTGATTTGGCTCCCGGGCATGCTTTCGATGCTCGCAGCCTGCACCGAAGCGGTAGAGATACCGGCTTGGGCGCCCGAAAAACAATCGCCCGTCAGGGTCGAACTGCATCTGACGACCGAGCAGCAGGCCGCCACCCGCGCAATGGACGAAAATTGCATTCGGGATGTAAATTTATACCTGTACGGAGATACAGAATATCATTTTTATTTCCCCTCCGTTTCCTCGCCGCTGGTGTTCAACGTCCTTCCCGGCAATTATCAGAGCTATGCGATTGCGAACGCCGGGCAGGATCTGGGGGATAAAAATGCGTTCGAAATCCAGTTTTACGAAACGGCAGTGGACGTGATGGAGTCTTCGGACGCTATCCCGATGACGGATCGGGGAACATTGGCCGTCGATGGCGCTGGCCGGTGTACCCCCTCATCGCTTCGCGTAACGCGCAGTGCGGCGAAGATCGCCTATACCATCGAGGTCGCCGACGCCGTCGCACCGTCGTTCAGTCTTCGCTCGGTGCAGTTCTGCAATCTGCCGCGGACGATACGTCCCTTCGATTCGGGCAGTATTTCTTCGACGGTCGAGGCGAACTACTATGACGGCGAGGCGATGCCTGTCGGCAATGAACGGAGAACCGCGGGTACAGCGTATCTTTTCGAGAACTTGCAGGGCTCGGTAGACACGATCACCGACCAGAAGGACAAGTGCCCTGAAAATGCTCCGGCCTGTGCCACCTACCTGCGGATTCTCGCGGAACGGAGCACGGATAAAGCCCTTGTCGAATACATCGTTTATCCGGGTGAAAATAACACGTCGGATTTCAATGTCCGCCGAAACACGTGGCATAATCTGGAGCTTGTTATCAGGGGCGAAAATGAGATCGACAACCGGGTTCTCGTCTACGACGGCCTGTATTACGGAACGGCGAACTGCCATATCTGCACCGGCGATCAGGTTACGTTCGATGTTACCCCGTATCGCACGTCCCGCAGCCGCAATTACGCCTATCTGGGAATCGAGGCGGGCGATGAATACGCTCCGGCATCCGCCGGGCTGCTGTGGCAGGACAACAAGATCATTACAGGATTCACGCTTGCGGACAACCGTCTTACGGTGCGCACGAACGGTCAGCGGGGCAATGCGCTCGTCGCGGTGTACGATGCCGGCGGGACGATTCTCTGGAGCTGGCATATATGGTGCCTGCCCAACGATCGGCCGCAGGACGACCGGTATACGAACCGAGCGGGCGAACAGTTCCTTGTCATAGATCGGAATCTGGGAGCCATCGGTACGGATTTGAAAACCCGCTACGGTCTGGTCTATACATGGGGACGTAAGGATCCCTTTACGTCGAACGAGGTCTACAACGCCGCAGGACGTAAGGATCGGTTCATAAACCATTGGCCGACAATCTACACCACGAACGAATCCGAAGCCAAAACATACGATCTGACCTATATGACCCGGCACCCGACGACGTATGTCTATACGGGGTGGTACGCCAAACTTTATACCTATTACGACAATGCCCTTTGGGGCGATCCCGCACCCGTGGACACTTACGGTTGGGCGAGTGCGAAAAGCGTGCATGACCCCTGCCCCGAAGGGTACCGGCTGCCGAGCCGTTATACATGGACGGCTTTCGAGAATTACGTCTTTCCCGGAGAACCTTATGTGGTCGGAGCGTTCGACAACGGCTATTGGTTCCAGCGCTTCAGGGGAGATACGAAGGGGACGTTTTATCCCGTACCGGTCGGGAACGACGATTTTTGGCTGGATCGTGACGGCGTTGCCGTCACGCTGACCGGAGCGGCGTCCGAACCGACATCCGCTACGCCGTATCCGAGCGTCTATTTCAAATTCGAGATCAACAGCGGGTGGACGAATTTCGAAGGCGGAAAAGGCAAAGGGCTGGTGCGTTGTGTCAGGGAATAG
- the ispF gene encoding 2-C-methyl-D-erythritol 2,4-cyclodiphosphate synthase has product MLFRIGHGYDVHALAEGLPLVLGGVGIEHDKGCVAHSDGDVVIHALCDALLGAAALGDIGLHFPDTSDDYKGIDSKLLLHRVAELLAQKGYRIGNVDCTIRMQRPKLRPHIDRMRRTLADVMGIGVDCVSVKATTTERLGFEGREEGVSVSAVALIYRE; this is encoded by the coding sequence ATGCTTTTCAGAATCGGACACGGATACGACGTACACGCATTGGCCGAAGGGCTGCCCCTCGTGCTGGGCGGCGTCGGGATCGAACACGACAAGGGGTGCGTCGCCCACTCGGACGGCGACGTGGTGATCCACGCCCTCTGCGACGCACTGCTGGGCGCCGCCGCGCTGGGCGACATCGGGCTGCATTTCCCCGACACATCGGACGACTACAAGGGTATCGACTCGAAACTGCTGCTGCACCGCGTCGCGGAGCTGCTCGCCCAAAAAGGCTACCGCATCGGCAACGTCGACTGCACGATCCGGATGCAGCGACCCAAACTGCGTCCCCACATCGACCGGATGCGCCGGACGCTGGCCGACGTCATGGGAATCGGTGTCGACTGCGTTTCAGTCAAGGCCACCACGACCGAGCGGCTCGGCTTCGAGGGCCGCGAAGAGGGCGTCTCGGTCTCGGCCGTAGCGCTCATCTACCGGGAATAA
- a CDS encoding DUF3575 domain-containing protein: MKKQGIILFMLLTAALWGAPRRAAAQIFAVRANALAACGATLNAGAEAALTDNWSLELSGYWNPVNTASLSMNFHAVQLGGRYWFYESFVGHFFGQHLTYVGYDLGSRTKRYKGNAYGLGVSYGYAWMLSKRWNIALEAGIGLFHTEDTRRDPTVSDWEDEYIYRYRRWTLAPTKLEVSFSYIF; this comes from the coding sequence ATGAAAAAACAAGGAATCATTCTGTTCATGCTGCTGACCGCGGCTTTGTGGGGAGCGCCCCGCAGGGCTGCGGCGCAGATCTTCGCCGTAAGGGCCAACGCCCTTGCCGCATGCGGCGCAACGCTGAACGCCGGGGCCGAAGCGGCCCTGACGGACAACTGGTCGCTGGAGCTGTCCGGCTACTGGAATCCGGTGAATACCGCATCCCTCTCGATGAACTTCCACGCCGTGCAGCTCGGCGGCCGCTACTGGTTCTACGAATCCTTCGTCGGACACTTTTTCGGACAGCATCTTACCTATGTCGGTTACGACCTCGGAAGCCGGACAAAACGATATAAGGGCAATGCCTATGGCCTCGGCGTCAGTTACGGATATGCGTGGATGCTCTCGAAACGCTGGAATATCGCCCTCGAAGCCGGCATAGGGCTGTTCCATACCGAAGACACACGCCGCGACCCGACCGTCTCTGACTGGGAGGATGAATACATCTACCGTTACCGACGCTGGACGCTGGCGCCGACAAAACTGGAAGTCTCATTCTCTTATATCTTTTAG
- a CDS encoding DUF6047 family protein: MSRIADFLDSLMRRKIPASVFVTMNPQMQAVRIAVRENGRQSFEDYVREQVAACSRSSVVPDHTLLHLTFSDSRMIPSRRGTTNEYFYGKLAPAFIRQDIHPEPAVSLRDAAFALSKGLSPLSPAGRREQLMRDPEYRRFTMHCARTAPDDAPLYRAVTSSQGTYLFSDTLKGRRAMYCYMQYMTDRFFGMRTDADTLKIYELKHLPPRIAAMADKCIDKFVKSDLKSEYPGLERSRYSFTEEKWIPTSVLSEGVCSAAYSISPCYEDFERFVAGNRTQVSSGNHDLATLLYIAENGYAASVADDGLHRFRHREFFSEVASKLRDCDRARMGNRQSTHDFGYGALQQQAREIAAGILRTEYNIQNGRFLTEYKESSPDAKQHVSLPGTGTVTERRETERRLRHSRPASGKRAAIKM, encoded by the coding sequence ATGTCCCGAATCGCAGATTTTTTAGACAGCCTCATGAGGCGCAAGATTCCGGCGAGTGTTTTCGTTACGATGAATCCGCAGATGCAGGCCGTGCGTATCGCCGTCCGAGAAAACGGACGTCAGTCTTTCGAAGATTATGTACGCGAACAAGTTGCCGCCTGCTCCCGTTCATCGGTCGTTCCCGACCACACGCTGCTGCATCTGACCTTTTCCGACAGCAGAATGATTCCGTCCCGCCGGGGTACGACGAACGAATATTTTTACGGGAAGCTGGCTCCGGCTTTTATCCGGCAGGATATACACCCCGAGCCGGCCGTTTCGCTCCGGGATGCGGCTTTCGCACTCTCGAAAGGTCTTTCGCCCCTCTCTCCGGCAGGGCGGCGGGAACAGCTGATGCGCGATCCCGAATACCGGAGATTTACGATGCATTGTGCCCGTACGGCGCCCGACGATGCACCGCTCTATCGGGCTGTAACCTCTTCGCAGGGAACTTATCTCTTCAGCGATACGCTCAAGGGCCGGCGGGCCATGTACTGCTATATGCAATACATGACGGATCGTTTCTTCGGAATGCGGACTGATGCAGATACGCTGAAAATCTATGAATTGAAACATTTGCCGCCCCGAATCGCCGCGATGGCGGACAAGTGTATCGACAAATTCGTGAAAAGCGATCTGAAAAGCGAGTATCCGGGACTGGAGAGATCCCGATACAGTTTTACCGAGGAGAAGTGGATTCCGACATCGGTACTTTCGGAAGGCGTATGTTCGGCAGCATATTCCATATCACCGTGCTACGAGGACTTCGAGAGGTTCGTTGCCGGGAACCGGACACAGGTATCGTCAGGCAATCACGATCTCGCAACGCTGTTGTATATCGCGGAAAACGGGTACGCCGCATCTGTAGCCGACGACGGGTTGCATCGTTTCAGACATCGGGAGTTCTTCTCCGAGGTGGCGTCGAAACTCCGGGATTGCGACCGGGCGCGTATGGGAAACCGGCAATCGACGCACGACTTCGGGTACGGTGCCTTGCAGCAGCAGGCCCGTGAAATTGCAGCGGGTATTCTTCGCACGGAATACAACATTCAGAACGGGAGATTCCTGACGGAATACAAAGAGTCATCGCCGGATGCGAAACAGCATGTTTCCCTGCCCGGAACGGGCACCGTAACCGAAAGGCGGGAAACGGAACGCAGGCTGCGGCATTCCCGTCCCGCCAGCGGCAAACGTGCCGCAATAAAAATGTAA
- a CDS encoding OmpA family protein has protein sequence MKICNKILQIGLLSAALGSLFGCSVARRLQRQQATAGLAQLTRAERQERQQDSRPQVVKLQRDSNTFFLAPVDTLADGERVMALQIEQVTVVAKARTIPERNGRVTLDFIVTLPKALLGRSRSVVITPVLHKPDESVALEDLVIRGGRFSLLQERDYWQYETYVERFRPDTVGREAAFNRFVKFPYPEDVRLDSLVEGRSTVTYYYSQAIKTDETSKKMLVTLQGQVLAVDDSAYSLPPSDTLSYVVSSMISFVDTMPRYRIKVIDKFVTVEDRNYIQFFVGDTRVVDTLGDNRRQLDKITSLMRRIVEQQEFYVDTITLTAASSPEGAYAFNERLSQGRAEALKRYLVRRYGRSIDTMLTVQWVAEDWPELMTRIRTDREIVNRDAILELIAEEKNPDRREQAIRQRFPKDYDYIHAMIYPQLRAVNFRYNLRRKGMVKDTIHTTELNTVYARGVELLQKRKYAKALYILNDYNDRNTVVAHLSMDHNERALELLATLPKDAVTEYLRAIACSRLGRKEEGRRHFLEACRLDGRMEYRGNLDPEITELLKQ, from the coding sequence ATGAAGATATGCAATAAGATATTGCAGATAGGTCTGCTGTCGGCAGCGCTCGGAAGCCTGTTCGGCTGCTCGGTAGCCAGACGGCTTCAGCGGCAGCAGGCGACGGCAGGTTTGGCGCAGCTTACCCGCGCCGAGCGGCAGGAGCGGCAGCAGGACTCCCGCCCGCAGGTCGTAAAACTCCAGCGTGACAGCAACACATTCTTTCTTGCACCCGTGGATACGCTTGCCGACGGAGAACGCGTGATGGCGCTTCAGATCGAGCAGGTGACGGTCGTGGCGAAGGCCCGTACCATTCCTGAACGCAACGGCCGCGTTACGCTGGATTTCATCGTCACGCTTCCGAAGGCGCTGTTGGGCCGCAGCCGCAGCGTCGTAATCACGCCTGTGTTGCACAAGCCTGACGAATCCGTGGCGCTCGAAGATCTGGTGATCCGCGGCGGACGCTTCTCGCTGCTGCAAGAGCGCGACTACTGGCAGTACGAAACCTATGTCGAACGCTTCCGCCCCGATACCGTGGGGCGCGAGGCGGCCTTCAACCGCTTCGTGAAGTTTCCCTATCCCGAAGACGTCCGGCTCGACTCGCTGGTCGAAGGGCGGAGCACCGTCACGTATTACTATTCCCAAGCGATTAAGACCGATGAGACCTCGAAGAAGATGCTGGTAACGCTTCAGGGGCAGGTCTTGGCCGTGGACGACAGCGCCTACAGCCTGCCGCCGTCGGATACATTGAGCTATGTCGTATCCTCGATGATCTCCTTTGTCGATACTATGCCGCGTTACCGTATCAAGGTCATCGACAAATTCGTGACCGTAGAGGATCGTAACTACATTCAGTTCTTCGTGGGTGATACCCGCGTGGTCGATACGCTGGGCGACAATCGACGGCAGCTGGACAAGATCACCTCCCTGATGCGGCGGATCGTCGAACAGCAGGAATTTTACGTCGATACCATCACGCTGACAGCAGCATCGTCTCCGGAAGGAGCCTACGCTTTCAACGAACGACTTTCGCAAGGACGGGCCGAGGCATTGAAACGCTACCTTGTCCGCCGATACGGTAGAAGCATCGACACGATGCTGACCGTGCAGTGGGTGGCCGAAGACTGGCCGGAGCTGATGACGCGCATCCGAACAGACCGGGAGATCGTAAACCGTGACGCTATTCTGGAGCTGATCGCCGAGGAAAAGAATCCCGACCGGCGGGAACAGGCCATCCGGCAGCGGTTCCCGAAGGACTATGATTACATCCATGCGATGATCTACCCGCAGCTGCGGGCCGTGAATTTCCGCTACAACCTGCGCCGAAAAGGAATGGTAAAGGATACGATCCATACCACGGAGCTCAATACGGTCTATGCCCGCGGCGTGGAGCTGTTACAAAAGCGCAAATACGCCAAAGCCTTGTACATTCTCAACGACTACAACGACCGTAATACCGTCGTGGCCCATCTGTCGATGGATCACAACGAGCGGGCATTGGAGCTGCTGGCGACATTGCCGAAGGATGCCGTGACGGAATACCTGCGGGCCATTGCCTGCTCGCGTTTGGGGCGCAAGGAAGAGGGCCGCCGTCACTTCCTCGAAGCCTGCCGCTTGGATGGCCGCATGGAATATCGGGGCAATCTCGATCCGGAAATTACAGAACTCTTAAAACAATAG
- a CDS encoding site-specific integrase, translated as MKSTFKVLFYLKKDKISKDGKVPVMGRITVNGTQAGFSCKLNIDPALWDEKTNYLKSQRNTLSREIHQMLENIKAQIAKHYQSISDRDAYVTANKVKNAYHGFGDRYKTLIAAFDYHLDTIKARIGHDRTLRTYDKLMGERRCLMRYLVLKKLEDVTLKELDVTFIERYYAWMLSDGHCGKTTAFKRTQTLKCVLYVAVEQGWIDRHPFLAFKCAPDYKPRMFLSDEEIQRLMNIELRYHRQRAVRDMFIFCCFTGLAYIDLKNLTYDHIVTTPTGEQYIYNRRQKTGTPYHIMLLPIAQELIERYRGYPGKIDETRVFPVKDRKSMCTTIKRIAQKCGITKNLSTHIGRHTFGTTVTLEKGVPIETVSEMLGHKQITTTQIYAKLTANKMKEDVRLLTQRIGNLYELTQPTTRLLSKEA; from the coding sequence ATGAAAAGTACGTTCAAAGTTCTGTTTTATCTAAAAAAGGATAAAATCTCGAAAGACGGGAAAGTTCCGGTCATGGGGCGCATCACGGTCAATGGCACGCAAGCCGGTTTCAGTTGCAAGTTGAATATCGACCCCGCACTATGGGATGAGAAAACCAATTATCTGAAATCGCAACGAAATACGCTTTCGCGCGAAATTCACCAGATGCTTGAAAACATCAAAGCTCAAATCGCCAAACACTATCAGTCGATCAGTGACCGTGATGCGTATGTTACGGCCAATAAGGTCAAGAATGCTTACCACGGTTTCGGCGACCGATATAAAACGCTCATAGCAGCTTTCGACTACCATTTGGACACCATCAAAGCACGAATCGGTCACGACAGAACGCTGCGTACCTACGATAAACTGATGGGAGAACGCCGTTGCCTGATGCGGTATCTGGTTCTGAAAAAACTGGAAGATGTGACTTTGAAGGAGTTGGATGTCACGTTCATAGAAAGATATTACGCATGGATGCTCTCAGACGGACATTGCGGCAAGACAACGGCTTTCAAACGCACCCAGACGTTGAAATGTGTTTTATATGTAGCCGTTGAGCAAGGCTGGATAGACCGTCATCCCTTTCTGGCATTCAAATGTGCTCCGGATTATAAGCCCCGCATGTTCCTGTCCGACGAAGAAATACAACGGCTTATGAATATAGAATTGCGTTATCATCGGCAGCGGGCCGTGCGGGATATGTTTATTTTCTGTTGTTTCACCGGACTGGCTTATATAGATCTGAAGAATCTGACTTACGATCATATCGTAACAACTCCGACGGGAGAACAATATATCTACAATCGCCGTCAGAAGACCGGTACGCCTTATCACATCATGTTGCTGCCCATTGCGCAAGAGCTTATCGAACGATATAGGGGGTATCCGGGTAAAATTGACGAAACGCGGGTCTTTCCCGTGAAAGATCGGAAAAGTATGTGTACAACGATAAAACGGATTGCCCAAAAATGCGGCATTACCAAAAACCTATCGACGCACATCGGTCGGCATACGTTCGGAACGACGGTCACGTTGGAGAAAGGAGTACCTATCGAAACCGTTTCGGAAATGCTCGGACATAAGCAGATTACGACGACTCAGATCTACGCCAAATTAACCGCCAACAAGATGAAGGAAGACGTACGTCTTCTTACGCAGCGCATCGGCAATCTGTATGAACTCACACAGCCTACGACCCGGCTGCTTTCCAAAGAGGCTTAA
- a CDS encoding restriction endonuclease — translation MIPDYQTLMRPLLECIQDGQEHLFKNVIEQLADRFELTQEEREQLAPSGHSALFSGRVGWAKTYLKKAGLLEQRKRGILSITSLGIKALKSKKKIDVTYLTGYPNFVDFYAPSSRNDKTRENECAPAIDPECTPPVTPEETIAHAYEQIHNKLSSELLDVVLMQDFAFFERLVVELLVKMGYGGSIQDAGQAIGRTGDEGIDGIIKEDKLGLDVVHIQAKKWNRNNTVGRPELQKFVGALAGQGSTKGIFITTSSFTKEAQSYKPQGVKLVKIDGEKLTQLMIEYGLGVTTAFSYEIKRIDRDYFNDLDD, via the coding sequence ATGATTCCGGACTACCAAACACTGATGCGGCCTCTGCTGGAATGTATTCAGGACGGACAGGAGCATCTCTTCAAAAACGTCATAGAGCAACTGGCCGACCGATTCGAACTCACACAGGAAGAACGGGAACAGTTAGCTCCCAGCGGCCATAGTGCACTTTTTTCAGGTCGCGTCGGCTGGGCAAAAACCTACTTAAAGAAGGCGGGACTGCTCGAACAGAGAAAAAGAGGGATACTCTCAATCACCTCTCTGGGAATAAAGGCTTTAAAATCCAAAAAGAAAATAGACGTAACCTACCTGACGGGATACCCGAATTTCGTCGATTTCTACGCCCCGTCGTCCCGCAACGACAAGACGCGGGAAAACGAGTGCGCGCCTGCTATCGATCCGGAATGCACGCCTCCCGTCACTCCGGAAGAGACGATCGCCCACGCCTACGAACAGATACACAATAAACTGTCGTCCGAACTGCTGGATGTCGTACTGATGCAGGATTTCGCATTTTTCGAACGGCTCGTCGTCGAGCTTCTGGTCAAGATGGGCTACGGCGGTTCGATTCAGGATGCGGGACAGGCGATCGGACGCACGGGAGACGAAGGAATCGACGGTATCATCAAGGAGGACAAGCTGGGTCTGGACGTCGTCCATATCCAGGCCAAGAAATGGAACAGGAACAATACGGTCGGACGTCCCGAATTGCAAAAATTCGTGGGTGCACTCGCCGGACAGGGAAGTACGAAAGGAATTTTTATCACCACTTCCTCTTTCACCAAAGAGGCGCAATCCTACAAACCCCAGGGAGTCAAACTGGTCAAAATCGACGGAGAGAAACTGACACAGCTCATGATCGAATACGGACTCGGGGTCACGACTGCGTTCTCTTATGAAATCAAACGGATCGACCGAGATTATTTCAACGACTTAGACGATTGA
- a CDS encoding radical SAM protein — MRIGLVDVDGHNFPNLALMKLSAWHKRRGDTVEFADPETGRYDKVYMSKVFTFSRDCTDRYDCEVVRAGTGYRDYATILPEEIEHICPDYSLYGVKEAYGFLTRGCVNRCSWCVVPHKEGEVRAHADIEEFLDGHKRAVLLDNNVLASEWGLMQIEKIVRMGIRVDFNQGLDARRIARTPEIAALLARVKWIRFLRMAYDSRAMQDDVHKAIELLRKHGVPARRLFFYVLIRDDTEDALGRIRELKALGCQPFVQPYRDFEHEGKPSREQWRLAYWCNRKPLFYSVDYEEYRKKRT, encoded by the coding sequence ATGCGAATCGGATTGGTGGATGTGGACGGGCACAATTTCCCGAATCTCGCGCTGATGAAGCTCTCGGCATGGCACAAGCGTCGGGGCGATACGGTGGAGTTTGCCGATCCCGAAACGGGCCGTTACGACAAGGTCTATATGTCGAAGGTCTTTACCTTTTCTCGGGATTGCACCGACCGTTACGATTGCGAGGTCGTGCGTGCCGGGACGGGTTACAGGGACTATGCGACGATTCTTCCCGAAGAGATCGAACATATATGCCCGGATTACTCGCTTTATGGGGTCAAGGAAGCCTATGGGTTTCTGACGCGCGGATGCGTGAACCGCTGTTCGTGGTGCGTCGTGCCCCATAAGGAAGGTGAAGTCCGGGCACACGCTGACATCGAAGAATTCCTCGACGGGCATAAGCGTGCTGTACTGCTCGACAACAATGTCTTGGCTTCGGAGTGGGGACTTATGCAGATCGAGAAGATCGTCCGCATGGGTATTCGGGTGGATTTCAACCAGGGACTCGATGCCCGGCGTATCGCCCGCACGCCGGAGATCGCCGCGCTGCTCGCACGGGTCAAATGGATACGTTTTCTACGCATGGCCTACGATAGCCGTGCCATGCAGGATGACGTTCATAAAGCCATAGAACTCCTCCGTAAGCACGGCGTTCCGGCCCGGAGACTATTTTTCTATGTGCTGATAAGGGATGACACCGAAGATGCGCTCGGACGTATCCGGGAGCTGAAAGCGTTGGGATGTCAGCCTTTCGTGCAGCCGTACCGGGATTTCGAACACGAGGGGAAACCCTCGCGGGAGCAATGGCGGCTGGCCTACTGGTGCAACCGCAAGCCGCTGTTCTACTCCGTGGATTATGAGGAATACCGAAAAAAACGAACTTAA
- a CDS encoding aminoacyl-histidine dipeptidase, producing MTDLTKLAPCEVWTEFEAITRVPRPSKKEEKIRDYLVGWAKEHGLEYRCDATGNVVIRKPATTGYEGRPTVILQSHMDMVCEKNSDVAFDFEHDAIRTRIDDGWVRAEGTTLGADDGIGMAAALAMLASATVAHPALEALFTVDEETGLTGAFGLGEGMLTGKYLINLDSEDEGELFIGCAGGVDTVAKFSPMVTPAPDGFEYFRIDVKGLAGGHSGDDIEKGRANSNKLVARLLYELLPYGPVLNRFDGGNLRNAIPREAFAVFGVPAETAGDVCERCRAFAVEIVEEFKYTEPNLQMTLNKIEGVEWVLDPVTMQSLVGALVGLPNGVLAMSHAVEGLVETSSNLASVKFGAEGIVVTTSQRSSVESAKRYAAQTVEAVLRLSGAEVAHSDGYPGWSPDPDSYLLHVTEQCYERLFAVKPKVRAIHAGLECGLFLEKYPELDMVSFGPTLRGVHSPDERLEIATVQKFWDLLCAVVGSL from the coding sequence ATGACAGATTTGACGAAACTCGCACCCTGCGAGGTGTGGACGGAATTCGAGGCGATCACGCGCGTACCGCGGCCCTCGAAGAAGGAGGAGAAGATACGCGACTACCTGGTAGGCTGGGCGAAGGAGCACGGATTGGAGTACCGGTGCGACGCGACGGGCAACGTCGTGATTCGCAAACCGGCGACGACCGGTTACGAAGGGCGTCCGACGGTGATTCTCCAGTCGCATATGGATATGGTCTGCGAGAAAAATTCGGACGTGGCGTTCGACTTCGAGCACGACGCGATCCGCACCCGCATCGACGACGGCTGGGTGCGTGCCGAGGGGACGACGCTCGGCGCCGACGACGGGATCGGCATGGCTGCCGCACTGGCGATGCTGGCCTCCGCGACCGTCGCGCATCCGGCACTCGAAGCGCTCTTCACCGTCGACGAGGAGACCGGCCTGACGGGAGCGTTCGGGTTGGGCGAGGGGATGCTGACGGGGAAGTACCTCATCAACCTCGATTCGGAGGACGAGGGCGAACTCTTTATCGGCTGCGCCGGCGGCGTGGATACCGTGGCCAAATTCAGCCCGATGGTGACGCCGGCGCCCGACGGGTTCGAATATTTCCGTATCGACGTCAAGGGGCTGGCCGGCGGCCATTCGGGCGACGACATCGAGAAGGGGCGCGCCAACTCCAACAAGCTGGTGGCGCGGCTGCTTTACGAACTGCTGCCCTACGGGCCGGTGCTGAACCGTTTCGACGGCGGCAACCTGCGCAACGCCATTCCGCGCGAGGCGTTCGCCGTCTTCGGCGTTCCCGCCGAGACGGCCGGCGACGTGTGCGAGCGCTGCCGTGCGTTCGCCGTCGAGATCGTCGAGGAGTTCAAGTACACCGAACCCAATTTGCAGATGACCCTGAACAAGATCGAGGGGGTCGAATGGGTGCTCGATCCCGTGACGATGCAGTCGCTCGTCGGGGCGCTCGTCGGTCTGCCTAACGGCGTGCTGGCGATGTCGCACGCCGTCGAAGGGCTGGTCGAGACCTCGTCGAATCTGGCGTCGGTGAAGTTCGGTGCCGAGGGGATCGTGGTCACTACGTCGCAGCGTTCGTCGGTGGAGAGCGCCAAGCGTTATGCCGCACAGACCGTCGAGGCGGTGCTGCGGCTCTCCGGCGCCGAAGTCGCCCATTCGGACGGTTATCCCGGCTGGTCGCCCGATCCCGATTCGTACCTGCTGCACGTCACGGAGCAGTGTTACGAGCGGCTTTTCGCCGTGAAGCCCAAAGTACGGGCCATCCATGCCGGATTGGAGTGCGGGCTGTTCTTGGAGAAATATCCGGAGTTGGACATGGTGTCGTTCGGCCCGACGCTGCGCGGCGTGCATTCGCCCGACGAGCGGCTGGAAATCGCCACCGTGCAGAAGTTCTGGGATCTGCTCTGCGCCGTGGTGGGGAGTCTCTGA